From the genome of Impatiens glandulifera chromosome 9, dImpGla2.1, whole genome shotgun sequence, one region includes:
- the LOC124915327 gene encoding F-box protein SKIP2-like, translating to MGQSSSARHRRNLTRPSQISSSMMDGSSKGTDLVQEDGVIEGHDYISSIPDDVLSSIFNNLSTSDRKISAVVCKRWLIVEGQGRNRLVLNARQELLPIIPTIFTRFDSVTKLVLRCDRRSVSIDDESLIQISLRCQNLSRLKLRGCRELTDVGLAAFSKNTKYLKKFSTGSCLFGVKGMNAVLENCKYLEELSIKRHHGVLEPVSPDFIASDSLKTICFREIYNGHCFGPLIIGAKNLKRLKILRCMGDWDRIFQTMSTRKDNPIMEIVLERIQLTDAGLESISRYTNLETLHLVKTPECTDMGLISVAENCKKLRKLHIDGWRMNRIGNHDGLVNIANHCSNLQELVLISVNPSSESLEELATKCKTLERLALCGIETMGDIEISCIAEKCVELKKICIKGCPITDKGVEAFAWGCPNLVKIKVKKCRDVSGKVIDKLKARRMNLVVSMDSIQIEPESVVDDGGDGGDGGESEPTASSSSSNGGSGSGSVFNTRFGLLAFTFRRWSIGGGGRSV from the coding sequence ATGGGCCAGTCCTCGTCGGCCCGTCACCGCAGGAACCTTACTCGTCCGTCTCAGATTTCATCATCGATGATGGATGGTTCGAGTAAAGGAACTGATCTAGTTCAAGAAGACGGAGTAATCGAGGGTCATGACTATATCTCATCCATTCCAGACGATGTTCTCTCATccattttcaataatttaagcACCAGTGACCGGAAAATCAGCGCCGTCGTCTGCAAACGGTGGTTGATTGTAGAGGGTCAAGGCCGGAATCGTCTCGTTCTCAACGCTCGTCAAGAACTGTTGCCTATCATTCCAACCATATTCACCCGATTCGATTCCGTCACAAAGCTAGTCCTCCGTTGCGACCGCCGATCTGTAAGTATAGATGATGAATCACTAATCCAGATCTCACTTCGCTGCCAAAACCTATCCCGTTTGAAGCTCCGTGGCTGTCGTGAACTAACCGATGTCGGCCTAGCTGCGTTCTCGAAGAACACCAAGTATTTGAAGAAATTCTCAACTGGGTCCTGCTTATTTGGTGTCAAAGGCATGAACGCCGTCCTAGAAAACTGCAAATATCTTGAAGAACTATCAATCAAGCGTCACCATGGTGTTCTCGAACCAGTAAGTCCTGATTTCATTGCATCTGATTCACTGAAAACTATCTGTTTTAGGGAGATCTACAATGGGCATTGCTTCGGCCCACTTATAATCGGAGCTAAGAATCTAAAAAGGTTGAAAATTCTCAGATGTATGGGAGATTGGGATAGAATTTTCCAAACAATGTCAACTAGAAAGGATAACCCTATAATGGAGATTGTTCTTGAGAGGATTCAGTTAACTGATGCAGGTTTGGAATCAATTTCACGTTATACCAATCTAGAGACATTACACTTGGTGAAAACACCAGAGTGTACAGATATGGGATTAATTTCTGTTGCTGAAAACTGTAAGAAATTGAGAAAGCTTCATATAGATGGATGGAGAATGAATCGAATAGGAAACCATGATGGTCTTGTTAACATTGCAAATCATTGTAGTAATCTTCAAGAACTTGTTCTGATTAGTGTGAATCCAAGTTCAGAAAGCTTGGAGGAATTAGCCACAAAGTGTAAGACATTAGAAAGATTGGCTCTTTGTGGGATAGAAACAATGGGTGATATAGAGATTTCCTGCATTGCTGAAAAATGTGTTGAATTGAAGAAGATTTGTATAAAGGGTTGCCCAATTACAGACAAAGGAGTGGAGGCTTTTGCTTGGGGTTGTCCTAATTTAGTGAAGATTAAGGTGAAGAAATGTAGAGATGTGTCTGGTAAAGTTATTGATAAGTTGAAGGCTAGAAGAATGAATTTGGTTGTGAGTATGGATTCAATTCAGATTGAACCAGAGAGTGTTGTTGATGATGGCGGCGATGGTGGCGATGGTGGCGAGTCTGAGCCGACAGCTTCATCGAGTAGTAGTAATGGCGgatcggggtcggggtcggtCTTCAATACCAGGTTTGGTCTTTTGGCTTTCACTTTTAGAAGGTGGTCCATTGGTGGTGGTGGCAGGTCGGTTTAG